From Variimorphobacter saccharofermentans, one genomic window encodes:
- a CDS encoding L-2-amino-thiazoline-4-carboxylic acid hydrolase — protein MNDTALSKIFWLLLRKCFQKKIAETFNLHVARDIMKSVKVNYYTILRNFRSFGKHNPKLVDILLTALVAAIFKAGDGRISIAQMDSILTDSMESSYIFKKSFEKDDHFSKNWQDKRYSQALESKKRKYPSDFVCDFIYGENYNEYGINYYECAIYKLLRQEGCPELTSLFCKFDYVMAKHMGATLKRTKTLVAGGDFCDFWYTKI, from the coding sequence ATGAATGATACGGCTCTATCAAAAATATTTTGGTTACTGTTAAGAAAATGTTTTCAAAAGAAGATCGCAGAGACATTTAATTTACATGTTGCAAGGGACATCATGAAGAGTGTAAAAGTAAATTACTATACTATATTGCGTAATTTTCGGTCTTTCGGAAAACATAATCCTAAATTAGTTGATATCTTGCTTACTGCTCTTGTTGCTGCTATATTTAAAGCGGGAGATGGTAGAATATCCATTGCACAGATGGACTCTATTTTGACGGACAGTATGGAGTCTTCCTATATATTTAAGAAATCTTTCGAAAAGGATGATCACTTTAGCAAGAACTGGCAGGACAAACGTTACTCACAAGCACTTGAATCAAAGAAAAGAAAATATCCATCGGATTTTGTCTGTGATTTCATATACGGTGAAAATTATAATGAATATGGTATTAATTATTATGAGTGTGCCATTTATAAGCTTTTGAGACAGGAAGGATGCCCTGAACTGACATCACTTTTCTGCAAGTTCGATTATGTAATGGCCAAGCACATGGGTGCCACACTGAAACGTACGAAAACTTTAGTAGCGGGAGGCGATTTTTGCGATTTTTGGTATACTAAAATATAA